Proteins encoded together in one Vigna angularis cultivar LongXiaoDou No.4 chromosome 5, ASM1680809v1, whole genome shotgun sequence window:
- the LOC108340475 gene encoding protein LNK2, with product MFDWNDEELANIVWGEAGESDDHIVPYEEASEDLHSEKKWNQEASPSKLIEQKRTETKTDFYQEKLGSSSKFDNVEGQSASESGTNSWPDLSLSSAAKTDQGSWGAEVSKNLGVTEETTQLEKDVEKQGEFANIAWDNIGSFDDLDRIFSNDDPIFGHVSLENSAELWSSKDTSNCSVPIHLEAPHQANALRNSSEPLEIKTEYVQQNGRSFSPSFKRIGDASSHDIQNAPGKTFNVGYSRDRITPAEKEQQEFGQKNNQLKGRKKSQGKKDGKALQEFYGSWSPSSTASGKFQNQLGSSVMQSSPASILGQQNQLQGPETIYLDITNTYISPPAYGSLTNTYSSISVQPPAQSRGVLMQQPSLTGYEASLGVMNPVNKSVGLGKPLTMTPQEKIEKLRRRQQMQAMLAIQKQQKEFGHQVLNSNKSINKRSAIEMNNQHFDGADLEIEDLRTLPTLDLPTEQDDCSTISSAIDDHFVEDTILYMLQDVISKLDVKIRLCIRDSLFRLAQSALLRNCASDTSSTNNSSREVILAVAREESSSQNRYGRTTDVETKTNPIDRTVAHLLFHRPLELTENHSDKLESPISAKIQFESQKANLENFPVEWLPNEDLKGNQQFSTQGLEHLPEEPFKNSHCIDTSENACDNEVVDAGDQVLEPSQ from the exons ATGTTTGATTGGAACGACGAAGAG CTTGCTAACATAGTATGGGGTGAGGCTGGCGAGAGTGATGATCATATTGTGCCTTATGAAGAGGCAAGCGAAGATCTTCATTCTGAGAAAAAATGGAATCAGGAAGCTTCTCCCAGTAAACTGATTGAGCAGAAGAGGACCGAGACTAAAACTGACTTTTATCAAGAAAAGTTGGGAAGCAGTTCCAAATTTGATAATGTTGAGGGTCAATCTGCGTCAGAATCTGGCACAAACTCATGGCCTGACTTGTCTTTATCCAGTGCAGCTAAAACTGATCAGGGTTCCTGGGGTGCTGAAGTATCGAAAAATTTAG gtGTGACAGAAGAGACTACGCAGTTAGAAAAGGACGTAGAAAAGCAAGGTGAATTTGCCAACATAGCGTGGGATAACATTGGAAGCTTTGATGATCTAGATCGAATTTTCAG CAATGATGACCCTATATTTGGCCATGTAAGTCTTGAGAATTCAGCTGAGTTGTGGTCTTCCAAAGACACTAGTAACTGTTCAGTACCCATACATTTGGAAGCACCGCACCAAGCAAATGCTTTAAGGAACAGCTCCGAGCCTTTGGAAATTAAAACAGAATATGTTCAACAGAATGGTCGATCATTTTCCCCTTCATTTAAGAGGATTGGCGATGCTTCATCTCATGACATTCAAAATGCTCCCGGAAAGACATTCAATGTAGGATATTCTAGAGATAGAATTACTCCTGCTGAAAAGGAGCAACAG GAATTTGGGCAAAAGAATAATCAGTTGAAAGGTCGGAAAAAATCACAAGGTAAAAAAGATGGAAAAGCATTGCAGGAGTTTTATGGTAGCTGGTCTCCCTCATCAACCGCATCTGGAAAATTTCAGAATCAGCTGGGGTCTTCCGTCATGCAGTCTTCCCCCGCTTCTATTCTTGGGCAACAAAACCAGCTTCAAGGACCTGAGACAATATACCTGGACAtcacaaatacatatatatcaCCCCCTGCATATGGGAGCCTTACAAATACATATTCTTCTATTTCAGTGCAACCACCGGCCCAGTCAAGAGGAGTTCTTATGCAACAGCCTTCCCTTACTGGGTATGAAGCATCTCTTGGTGTAATGAATCCTGTGAACAAGTCTGTGGGCTTAGGGAAGCCTCTCACTATGACTCCCcaggaaaaaattgaaaaattaaggAGGCGGCAGCAAATGCAGGCAATGCTCGCTATTCAGAAACAACAGAAAGAATTTGGCCATCAAGTTCTTAACTCtaataaatcaattaataaaagaagTGCCATAGAAATGAATAATCAACATTTTGATGGAGCTGATCTTGAGATTGAAGATTTAAGAACTCTTCCAACTCTAGATCTACCAACTGAGCAAGATGATTGTAGTACAATATCTTCGGCAATTGATGATCATTTTGTTGAAGACACAATTCTGTACATGCTTCAGGATGTGATATCAAAG TTAGATGTCAAAATAAGACTCTGCATTAGAGATAGCTTGTTCCGGTTGGCACAAAGTGCATTGCTAAGGAATTGTGCCAGTGATACAAGCAGTACAAACAACAGTAGCAGAGAAGTAATTTTAGCTGTTGCCAGAGAAGAAAGCAGTAGCCAAAACAG ATATGGCAGGACTACTGATGTTGAAACGAAGACAAATCCCATTGATCGAACTGTGGCGCATTTGCTCTTTCACAGGCCTTTGGAGTTAACTGAGAACCATTCTGATAAACTGGAGTCACCTATTTCTGCGAAGATACAATTTGAAAGTCAAAAAGCTAACCTGGAGAACTTTCCAGTGGAATGGTTGCCAAATGAGGACTTAAAAGGTAATCAACAATTTTCTACACAAGGACTTGAGCATCTGCCAGAGGAGCCATTTAAAAACAGTCATTGCATAGACACTTCAGAGAATGCTTGTGACAATGAGGTAGTTGATGCCGGAGATCAGGTGCTTGAACCCTCTCAATGA